The nucleotide window AGGCCGGGCGCAGGACTACAGGATATCCAATCTGATCTGCGAAGGCAATGCCGGCTTCCACATCATGTACTACCGTCGAAGGGGCGCAGGGCTCGCCTATCTTTTCCATGGTATCCTTGAATTCCTGGCGGTCTTCTGCCTTTTTAATGGTTTCCGGCGTAGTGCCGATCAGTTTCACATTATGGCTTTTTAAAAAGCCTGCTTCATCCAGCTCCATGGCCAGATTGAGCGCTGCCTGTCCGCCCAGGGTCGGGAGCACACTGTCGGGCTTTTCTTTTTCTATCAGCTGTTCCAAAACCTCCACAGTCAGAGGCTCTATATATACTTTATCCGCGATATCCTTGTCTGTCATGATGGTAGCCGGATTTGAATTTACAAGAACTACTTCGATGCCTTCCTCCTTTAAAGAACGGCATGCCTGAGTGCCGGCATAATCAAACTCTGCCGCCTGGCCGATGACAATGGGTCCGGAACCGATCACCAATACTTTTTTTATCTCAGGATTTTTAGGCATTATCTGGCCACCTCCATCATCTTAAGGAATCTGTCAAACAGGTACGAGGAATCTCTCGGTCCGGGGCACGCCTCTGGATGGAACTGTACGGTAAATATATTTTTCCCGGTATAGGCGAGTCCTTCATTTGTCTTGTCATTGACGTTCACAAATGCGGGAACTGCTATCTTTTCATCCAGGGAGTCCGTATCCACCACATAGCCATGGTTCTGGGAAGAAATGTACACACGGCCAGTCTCCAGGTCCTTGACCGGATGATTGCCGCCTCTGTGCCCATATTTCATCTTATAAGTATCTCCGCCGGTAGCCAGTGCCATAAGCTGATGGCCCAGGCAGATGGCAAAAATCGGGACATCCGTTTCGTAAAGCTTTTTAAGCTCCGCGATGATCTCCGTACATTCCTTTGGATCTCCCGGACCGTTGGAGAGCATGATACCGTCGGGAGCATCCGCCAGGATCTCCTCTGCCGCCGTGTATGCCGGATATACCGTCACCTGACAGCCCCGTTCATTCAGGGAACGGGCAATATTCTGCTTCGCGCCAAAGTCCATGAGCGCTACTCTATGGCCCTCGCCCGGCAGTACATATTTTTCTTGACATGTAACCTTCCTCACGACTCCAGACGGGGAATAGGCCTTGATCTTCGGAAGGATTTCTTCCAATTTATAATCCTCGTCGGTGGTAATCATGCCGTTCATGGTTCCCTTCTCACGAAGGATCTTGGTAAGAGCTCTTGTATCGATTCCTGCAATACCGGGGATATCATAACTCTCTAAAAAATGCTGGATGCTGTCCTCACTTCTGAAATTACTGGGCATCCTGGAGAGCTCCCGCACAATATAACCGTCAGGCCAGGGCCTCACGGATTCCATATCTTCGTGGCAGATACCATAGTTTCCAATCAGGGGGTATGTCATAACTACTGCCTGTCCGGCATAAGAGGGGTCTGTAAGAACTTCCAGATAACCAGTCATTGATGTGTTGAAGACGATCTCGCTGATGACTTCCTTTGCCGAACCAATACTGGTCCCGGAAAAGACGGTCCCGTCTTCGAGTATTAGAAAAGCTCTCATTTATCCACCGTTTCCTTTCGTAGTTCCGCAAAATGCGCGGAATCCGCGCATTTCATCTAACTTCAGCTCAAATTGTAAAGATTTTACCACAATGCGACATACATTTCAACCTTTTTGGGTAAGGAATTTTCTTTTCATAAAATATCACTAATTTCACTTTTCCATCATATATTAATACAAACAAAACTGCGGGGTATTTCCATTGATTATAAAAGCCATGCAGAATGATACGCCGGACAGCGGGCAGCTGCTCATCCGTGTCAACTCTTCACTCAATAACTTCCCGATCAGCGGAGCCACAGTCAGCATCTCGGTCACCGGCGGAGACGGCCAGCCCCTGGAGCAGCTGGATACCGATACCTCCGGTCAGACAGAGGAAATCACACTCAGAACGCCTCCCATCGATTACAGCATGGAGCCCGGCGGACCTCGTCCATACTCCGAATTCAACATAACGGTCTCCGCTCCCGGTTATGAACCCCAGGTGGTAGACGGCACAGAAGTGCTTCCGGAGAGCACAGCCCTTCAAACGATACGGCTCCGGCCTCTTTCTGATAACGAAGGAGTCCCTTCGCCTATCATCATTCCTGATCATACGCTCTATGGGGAATATCCTCCAAAGATCGCGGAGCCGGAAGTCAAACCCATTGCAGAAACCGGAAACATCGTCCTGAGCCGTGTAGTAGTTCCAGAGACCATCGTCGTTCACGACGGTACCATAAGCAATACCTCAGCTCCAAACTATTATGTACCTTATAAAGATTATATCAAAAATGTGGCTTCCAGCGAAATCTATGCCAACTGGCCGGAATCCACCATAACAGCCAACGTCCTGGCCATCATGTCCTTTACCATGAACCGGGTCTATACGGAATGGTACCGTAACAAAGGTTACGATTTCACCATTACATCTTCTACTGCTTATGACCACAAATGGATCTATGGCCGGAATTATTTTGAGAGCATTTCTGTCATTGTTGACGACATCTTCACCAACTATCTCTCAAGGCCGGATGTGAAGCAGCCAATCCTCACTCAGTACTGCGACGGCCAGCGTGTAACCTGTCCGGAATGGATGTCACAGTGGGGTTCCAGAAGTCTCGGTGAACAAGGCTATTCACCGATAGAGATCCTGCGCTACTATTATGGTCAGGATATGTACATCAATACAGCGGAGCAGATCTCCGGGATTCCCTCATCCTGGCCCGGTTCAGATCTTACCATCGGATCTACCGGTCCTAAGGTACAGCAGCTTCAGGAGCAGTTAAACAGCATTGCCAGCATCTACTCTGCGATTCCGTCCATCACTCCTGACGGGATCTATGGAGAGTCCACAAAAAATGCCGTAGAAGCGTTTCAGAATGTGTTTGGGCTCCCCCAGACGGGCGTAGTCGATTTCCGAACCTGGTATAAGGTGTCCGAAATCTATGTGGGCATTTCAAGGATTGCGGAATTAAACTGACCACATTTAAAAAGGACAGACAAACAGGGGACGATTTCATATCGTCCCCCATTCGCTGTTCCCTTTTATTTTTCTCTAGGCCTTCTTGATATAATCTTTGCTGACCCAGCCCGTATATTTGTTCTCTATTCTGATCTGATACCAGCCGCCGTTTTCTCCTGTAACCTCCACTTCATTTCCCTCTCCAAGTTTCGGCCAGGCTTCCAGCAGCCCGTAGCTGGTGCCGGGACCAGTTCTCACATTCAGACGGGAGCTTCCAAGACCCGAAGCTTTTCCCACCCATACGGTATAACCGTTCTGTCCATTGGAAGATTGACGTTCCGTAATTAAGAGATAATAGGAATTGACATAACCCTTTGCACCCTGGATGTTGATTTTCACCCATCCATTGCTATACTTATCTAAAACATCTACTTCATTTCCCTCTGCCAGCTCCGGCCAGGCTGCCAGCTTCGGATACTCTGCGCCCGGGCCTGTACGGACATTCAAGGTGTCTCCCGCTTTCAGATTTGTTACCTGTCCGTGGGCCCACGGCTCATACGTCTTTACTACAGTCACATCTCCTGAGACCGGATCGGAGTCTTCGCCGCCCGACAGTTTCTTCTGCACATCGGAGCGGAAATCATCCATAGTCTTTCCAAAACGTCTGAAATAAGGAGCCGGATCGTCATGGTCAGAAGCAAAGCCTTTTTCATGGGCTTCATAATGACCCACGATCTTATCCGGAGTCAGACCATAAGTCCTGCAAAGCTCTGCATAATGATTGACTGCATTCTTCCAGACCTTCTGAAATTCCGCGGCACTGTCCAGTTCACAAAGTTCATATCCGATACAGTTCCTGTTGCCCCAAGTAGTCCCTATCTGCCAGCAGGCCAGAGAATAAGGCGCAAAATTATAGACCCCCGTATCATCGATGAATCCATGGACCAATTTTTCCACTCCTGGCTTGTTCCAGCGTTTGAACCAGTTATTGGAACCATTTACCGCCCGAATGACAGCCGGGTAGACAGAAGGACTGTGAACGATCAGATATTTCACACCTTCCAGTCTGGTTCCTTCTATATAACAGTCATTTCTGACACAATAGCTGTTTGTCACATTGCTCATAACCATTCACCTCTTTTTTATTTGCCGGCATCCGAACCGCCATCTTCCGCTGTTATCTGTCCGGAAACATCATCCTTTTTTCCGCAGTCCTGCTTTTTCGACATTTGCTTATATATCTGATGGCTTCCCGTCGCAGCCAGTCCAGAGACGATCCCTACGGCAATCGCCGAAATATAGTCGTCCGCCGGATAGTTCGGCATAAAACGCATGCCGACCGCTCCCAATATCCCGCCAGTCAGACCACATATGACTGGAATCCATTTATTGTCAAGAGTCGTAGCCCTCACTGCCATTGCTGCCAGATAGCAGATGACCGTGATTCCCACCACATTGCCAATTGTCCCAAAATCCATGGTTTTCCTTCCTTTCTTCATTTCTTTAAGCCTTAGTGCAAACTGACAGAAAAAACTCTGTCTATCTAAAATATGCGGGGGCAGAGGAAAGGTGTGAAGCCTTCCTTTTCTCTTTACCTCTCCTTATCCAGATGATGAAAAAACAGTCTTCTGTATCCATAGAAATCGTTTCGGCTCACGGGAACGTTCCCCAGATATTCGTATGGCCAGCCGGTAGCTACACATTTTAAGATATAGGGGGAAAGCGTTTCGTCTGTCTGCTTTGCCGCCTGCTCGATCAGCTCACAGTCTCTTATGGAGTTCTCCTTTTGTGCCGCTTGTTTTTTCAGCCGGACATTCTTCTTTTTTTCCTCATATTGAAGGCAAAAGTGCTTCAGCTCCAGATATCGTTCCTTTGAAATCCCATAATCTTCATAAGACATGCCTCTTAATGATTTCATCGTCTTTTCCTCCCGACATTTTTTTCAATTTTCTTCTTTACTTTTTTTTAGTTTGTGATACAATGAAATAGTTGCATGGGGCATTAGCGCAGCTGGGAGCGCGCAACATTCGCATTGTTGAGGCCACGGGTTCGAATCCCGTATGCTCCATTTTTATGTCATGGATGAATATCCATGGCATTTTTATTTTGCACTATTTTTCCCCCCTGTCATATCCTAAAACAAAAAGGATATGATCATTATGTTCTTTCCTCCGCCCAATCGTCCCGGCAGGCCTTGTCCTCCGTGCAGACCTTGCCCCCCGTCCAGACCTTGCCCTCCGCCCAGACCCTGCCCTCCGTGCAGACCTTGTCCGCCCTGCCCGCCGCCCGGAAGACCTCCTGTAGGTCCGCCGCCCGGAAGACCCCCTATGGGACCGCCT belongs to Qiania dongpingensis and includes:
- a CDS encoding carbamoyl phosphate synthase small subunit; the encoded protein is MRAFLILEDGTVFSGTSIGSAKEVISEIVFNTSMTGYLEVLTDPSYAGQAVVMTYPLIGNYGICHEDMESVRPWPDGYIVRELSRMPSNFRSEDSIQHFLESYDIPGIAGIDTRALTKILREKGTMNGMITTDEDYKLEEILPKIKAYSPSGVVRKVTCQEKYVLPGEGHRVALMDFGAKQNIARSLNERGCQVTVYPAYTAAEEILADAPDGIMLSNGPGDPKECTEIIAELKKLYETDVPIFAICLGHQLMALATGGDTYKMKYGHRGGNHPVKDLETGRVYISSQNHGYVVDTDSLDEKIAVPAFVNVNDKTNEGLAYTGKNIFTVQFHPEACPGPRDSSYLFDRFLKMMEVAR
- a CDS encoding SH3 domain-containing protein codes for the protein MSNVTNSYCVRNDCYIEGTRLEGVKYLIVHSPSVYPAVIRAVNGSNNWFKRWNKPGVEKLVHGFIDDTGVYNFAPYSLACWQIGTTWGNRNCIGYELCELDSAAEFQKVWKNAVNHYAELCRTYGLTPDKIVGHYEAHEKGFASDHDDPAPYFRRFGKTMDDFRSDVQKKLSGGEDSDPVSGDVTVVKTYEPWAHGQVTNLKAGDTLNVRTGPGAEYPKLAAWPELAEGNEVDVLDKYSNGWVKINIQGAKGYVNSYYLLITERQSSNGQNGYTVWVGKASGLGSSRLNVRTGPGTSYGLLEAWPKLGEGNEVEVTGENGGWYQIRIENKYTGWVSKDYIKKA
- a CDS encoding phage holin family protein, whose amino-acid sequence is MDFGTIGNVVGITVICYLAAMAVRATTLDNKWIPVICGLTGGILGAVGMRFMPNYPADDYISAIAVGIVSGLAATGSHQIYKQMSKKQDCGKKDDVSGQITAEDGGSDAGK
- a CDS encoding peptidoglycan-binding protein; translation: MQNDTPDSGQLLIRVNSSLNNFPISGATVSISVTGGDGQPLEQLDTDTSGQTEEITLRTPPIDYSMEPGGPRPYSEFNITVSAPGYEPQVVDGTEVLPESTALQTIRLRPLSDNEGVPSPIIIPDHTLYGEYPPKIAEPEVKPIAETGNIVLSRVVVPETIVVHDGTISNTSAPNYYVPYKDYIKNVASSEIYANWPESTITANVLAIMSFTMNRVYTEWYRNKGYDFTITSSTAYDHKWIYGRNYFESISVIVDDIFTNYLSRPDVKQPILTQYCDGQRVTCPEWMSQWGSRSLGEQGYSPIEILRYYYGQDMYINTAEQISGIPSSWPGSDLTIGSTGPKVQQLQEQLNSIASIYSAIPSITPDGIYGESTKNAVEAFQNVFGLPQTGVVDFRTWYKVSEIYVGISRIAELN